A part of Setaria viridis chromosome 8, Setaria_viridis_v4.0, whole genome shotgun sequence genomic DNA contains:
- the LOC117867083 gene encoding uncharacterized protein, giving the protein MGSSPSKATGEDALVLCKDRMRHIRRAIDSRDALSAAHLSYTQSLRTVGTALRRYAESEISPESSLSISEVDKSPSHSSMASPSPSHAVENVASPVHRASPLTTPPSTRIHCMKASGTTPLTFMIDPSAAEFVGQESPVSAFVPPPPPLPPELCTSWDFFDPIDAAGSSSSNNENGLTLNFSRLKGLRESREAEVVPLKEEEEEEAVVSERRHTELPDDNAVPKQEREPKQSGISKQRQPVDTSSQATSSQQIAAKVEESEMEKELCAETEDPSEFITHRAKDFVASMKDIETRFIRAAEAGNEVSRMLETKKIRLDICPKIPGSPGKLPTAPFLSALRVCCNRDIILNQETAQHVSKVVTWKRSVSSLSSSSKSALMTSIIKDDVDDSNSDFVEEFAMVSGSHSSTLDRLHAWERKLYDEIKASENVRKTYDEKCNLLRRQFARDLNAQLIDKTRAVVKDLHSRVSVAIQAVDAISKRIEKIRDEELEPQLVELIQGLIRMWKSMLECHHKQFITITLAYHVKSSTSAQQGEHHRQAAMNLWNEMDSFSSSFRNWVTAHQSYVEALNAWLQKCVLQPPQDRRRRKRKVSFPPRQAVSPPIFVLCRDWLTLTESLPAEELCKSIKDVMQLLRDSFDHQDDQSKPKSESQECGMLENNEQEEAKSGSVPAAEGLQSRLTMVLDRLTKFSEASLKCYEELKQNYEIAHDDYKRVGPNAQLA; this is encoded by the exons ATGGGTTCTTCTCCCTCCAAAGCCACTGGAGAGGATGCCCTGGTTCTGTGCAAGGATCGGATGCGCCATATCAGGCGAGCCATTGACTCAAGAGATGCACTGTCAGCAGCGCACTTATCATATACTCAATCCCTCCGTACTGTTGGGACAGCACTGCGGCGGTATGCTGAGTCTGAGATCTCACCAGAATCATCACTCTCTATTTCGGAAGTGGATAAGTCACCGTCGCATTCTTCTATGGCATCTCCCTCGCCTTCGCATGCAGTAGAGAATGTTGCCTCTCCGGTGCATCGAGCAAGTCCATTGACTACTCCGCCCTCAACAAGAATCCATTGCATGAAAGCGTCAGGAACCACACCTTTGACGTTCATGATTGATCCATCTGCTGCTGAATTTGTTGGGCAAGAATCCCCAGTTTCAGCTTTTGtgccgcccccgccaccattACCTCCAGAATTATGTACTTCATGGGACTTCTTTGATCCCATTGATGCTGCTGGTAGCTCATCCTCCAACAATGAGAATGGGCTAACCTTGAACTTCAGTAGATTGAAGGGTTTGAGAGAGTCAAGGGAAGCTGAAGTAGTGCCgctgaaagaagaagaagaagaagaagcagtcGTGTCTGAAAGAAGGCATACAGAACTTCCTGATGATAATGCAGTGCCTAAGCAGGAAAGAGAGCCAAAACAAAGTGGGATCAGTAAACAAAGGCAACCTGTGGATACTTCATCCCAAGCTACTTCCTCTCAGCAGATTGCTGCAAAGGTGGAGGAAAGCGAAATGGAAAAAGAATTGTGTGCAGAGACAGAAGATCCTTCAGAGTTCATCACTCATCGAGCAAAAGATTTTGTGGCAAGCATGAAGGACATTGAAACTCGGTTTATACGTGCAGCTGAAGCAGGGAATGAGGTTTCCAGAATGCTCGAGACCAAGAAGATCAGACTGGACATATGTCCTAAAATACCAG GTTCTCCAGGCAAGCTACCAACTGCCCCATTTTTGTCAGCACTTCGAGTCTGCTGCAATCGTGATATCATTCTCAACCAGG AAACTGCACAGCATGTCTCAAAGGTTGTCACATGGAAGCGTTCTGTCTCATCTCTATCGTCATCATCTAAGAGTGCACTCATGACATCGATAATTAAAGACGACGTGGATGACAGTAATAGTGATTTTGTTGAGGAATTTGCCATGGTATCTGGAAGCCACTCTTCTACATTGGACAGGCTACATGCATGGGAGAGAAAACTATATGATGAAATCAAG GCAAGTGAAAATGTGAGAAAGACCTATGATGAGAAATGTAACCTCCTCCGGCGCCAATTTGCACGAGACCTAAACGCGCAGCTGATTGATAAGACTAGAGCTGTTGTAAAGGATCTCCATTCCAGGGTATCTGTTGCAATTCAAGCTGTTGATGCAATCTCCAAAAGAATTGAGAAGATAAGGGATGAAGAACTGGAGCCACAGCTCGTTGAGCTGATTCAAGG GCTAATCAGAATGTGGAAATCTATGTTGGAATGTCACCACAAACAGTTCATCACAATCACACTGGCATACCATGTGAAAAGCTCAACCTCGGCGCAGCAAGGCGAGCACCACCGCCAGGCGGCGATGAATCTGTGGAACGAGATGGACAGCTTTTCCTCCAGCTTCAGGAACTGGGTCACTGCTCATCAGTCGTATGTCGAGGCCCTCAACGCATGGCTCCAGAAATGCGTCCTGCAGCCACCCCAAGACCGACGCAGGCGAAAGCGCAAGGTCTCATTCCCTCCCCGCCAGGCCGTCTCCCCACCAATATTCGTCCTATGCAGAGACTGGCTCACCCTGACGGAGTCACTCCCCGCCGAAGAGCTATGCAAGTCCATCAAAGATGTGATGCAGCTCCTCCGTGACTCATTTGACCACCAGGATGACCAGAGCAAGCCCAAAAGTGAGTCACAGGAGTGCGGGATGCTGGAGAACAATGAGCAGGAGGAGGCAAAGAGCGGAAGTGTACCGGCAGCTGAAGGGCTGCAGTCGAGACTGACGATGGTTCTTGATCGCCTGACGAAGTTCTCGGAGGCATCACTGAAGTGCTACGAGGAGCTCAAGCAGAACTACGAGATAGCTCACGATGATTACAAGAGAGTTGGACCAAATGCTCAACTTGCTTAG